In the bacterium genome, TGCTCCGCGCCGTGGTAGGCGAAAAGCGTGCGCACCTCGCTCCAGCGCGAGATGGCCCACAAATAGGCCAGCAGCAGCGAGACGCGGATGAAGCCGACCAGCAGGTGGAAGAAGATCTGGTTGTCGCCCTGTCCCAACAGGGTGGAGGCGAGATAGGGCAGGTACATGAAGAGCAGGACACCCACCGCCAAGGCCAACAGCAGTGAAATGGCCGCCATCACCCGGTGCCCCAGGTCGTGCTCGGCCTGGGAGTCCGCCCCATACTGGGAGATCTCGGCGGACCAGTTGAGCGTGCGCGTGCCCAGGATCAGGGACTCCACCAACGAGAGCGCGCCCCGCAGCACGGGAACGCCCAGGATGGGATAGCGCCGGGCCAGGCTGTGGAACTCCTGCCGTCGCACCACGATGCGGTCTTCGTCGACACGCACGGCCGTCGCCACGAAGCCGGGCGCACGCATCATCACACCGTCGATGACCGCCTGCCCGCCGATGTTGACAGGAAGGGATGAGCTGGCTGCGGCGGCGTGCTTCGTCGAAGCCACCCGATCTCCGTTCTGGGGGGGCTACTTCTCGCCTTTGGCGTACTTCTTGTAGAACCGGTCGACGCGGCCGGTGGTGAAGATCTGCTTCTGCCGCCCCGTGAAGAAGGGGTGGCAGACATTGCACAGCTCCACTTTCATGTCCCCTTGCGTCGTCCGCGTCTGAAACGTGTTGCCGCAGGCGCAGGCAACCGTCGCCAGATCGTATTTCGGATGAATCTTGTCCTTCGGCATCGCTTGAATCCTCGCTTTGAAGCTGCAAAACATAGGCAAGACGCCGTCAAGGCGCAAGCCCCCCTGTGTCGGTCCGCACAGGAAAAGGTCATTTCATCATGATTTCGAAGAATTCCAAGTTGTTGCGGGTCAAACGCATCTTCTCAAGCATGAACTTCATGACCTCGATGGGGTGCTTCTCCCCCTGAAGGTTGCGCAGGATCCAGATCTTGTTGAGGGTCTTGTCATCCAGCAGCAGCTCTTCCTTGCGCGTGCCGGACTTGTTGATGTCGATGGCCGGATAGATGCGGGCATTGGACAGGTTGCGGTCCAGCACCAGTTCCATGTTGCCCGTGCCCTTGAACTCCTCGAAAATCACCTCGTCCATGCGGCTGCCCGTCTCGATCAGGGCGGTGGCGATGATCGTCAGGCTGCCGCCGCCCTCGATGTTGCGGGCGGCCCCGAAGAACTTCTTCGGCTCATAAAGGGCCACGGCATCCAGACCACCGGACAGGATGCGCCCGGAATGGGGCACCACCGCGTTGTAGGCGCGGCCCAGGCGGGTGATGGAGTCCAGCAGGATGACCACGTCGTGCCCGAACTCGACCAGGCGCTTGGCCTTCTCGATCACCATATTGGAAACCTGGATGTGGCGGTCCGGCTTCTCATCGAAGGTGGAGCTGATCACCTCGGCGTCGATGTGCCGCTCCATGTCGGTCACTTCCTCCGGACGTTCGTCGATCAAAAGGACGATCAGCTGAATTTCCGGATGGTTGGTGGTGATGGAGTTGGCGATCTTCTGCAGCAGGATGGTCTTGCCCGTGCGGGGCGGGGCCACGATCAGGCCGCGCTGCCCCATGCCGATGGGCGTGAAGAGGTCCATGATGCGCATGGAGAACTCCTTGGCCTCGCGCTCGAGCTTGATCTTCTTCTCCGGGTAAAGGGGCGTCAGGTTGTCGAAGAGCATCTTGTCCCGGCACTCGTCGGGATCGCAGTAGTTGACGGCCTCCACCTTGAGCAGGGCGAAGAAGCGCT is a window encoding:
- a CDS encoding DUF1385 domain-containing protein, which encodes MASTKHAAAASSSLPVNIGGQAVIDGVMMRAPGFVATAVRVDEDRIVVRRQEFHSLARRYPILGVPVLRGALSLVESLILGTRTLNWSAEISQYGADSQAEHDLGHRVMAAISLLLALAVGVLLFMYLPYLASTLLGQGDNQIFFHLLVGFIRVSLLLAYLWAISRWSEVRTLFAYHGAEHKSIYAWEETRQVTVEEALRHTRFHPRCGTSFLLVVALATVLVYAVFDSLWIQAYGPFSSVLHRLLVHLPIIPLVAGVSFELLQLSNRGRGHGLIQLLIAPGLWFQRLTTREPDAPQIEVAVVAIRASLNLPMDGLNSRIDFV
- the rpmE gene encoding 50S ribosomal protein L31 — protein: MPKDKIHPKYDLATVACACGNTFQTRTTQGDMKVELCNVCHPFFTGRQKQIFTTGRVDRFYKKYAKGEK
- the rho gene encoding transcription termination factor Rho, with the protein product MSESRNGDRPGGRIRRPGMSTRPAGRGPGEQDGFGSRPGRDPQTGLPVDVDPYLEPPVEETPLPEERPGLAQAAPEAVEGGEAAETGAGPVAHESGNATVTTGDATKLNIAELEKRPIRELFDLAKSYGVDNPGGLSKSDLVYKILEAQAQKDGAIFAQGVLEILPDGYGFLRSGASNYLPGPEDIYVSPSQIKRFSLRKGHVVSGQIRPPKDNERFFALLKVEAVNYCDPDECRDKMLFDNLTPLYPEKKIKLEREAKEFSMRIMDLFTPIGMGQRGLIVAPPRTGKTILLQKIANSITTNHPEIQLIVLLIDERPEEVTDMERHIDAEVISSTFDEKPDRHIQVSNMVIEKAKRLVEFGHDVVILLDSITRLGRAYNAVVPHSGRILSGGLDAVALYEPKKFFGAARNIEGGGSLTIIATALIETGSRMDEVIFEEFKGTGNMELVLDRNLSNARIYPAIDINKSGTRKEELLLDDKTLNKIWILRNLQGEKHPIEVMKFMLEKMRLTRNNLEFFEIMMK